The sequence below is a genomic window from Colletotrichum destructivum chromosome 4, complete sequence.
CACTTTGCGTGCTCCTTGGCGATTCCCTTCTTCGCGATACACGAGATCTTCAGCTCCTGCCCCTTGCGCAGCTTGCAAATCAGAGAGCCCTGTCCTTCCGggtcgaggatgacggggTTTCCCACAGTGCCGTTTTGTCTGAAACTATCAACAATGAGATCGCTAGCGTAGACCTTCATGGTCTCGTCCGACGAACAGCGCGCGTGAAGTGTGAGTTTCACGCTGCAGTTGTCGCAGTATTGCTCGCAGTCGCAGTCTCGGGTGTAGAGCAGGCTGTTGACGTCCTTGGATTGGAGAGGGATCAGTCCCAGGCGATGGGCGATAAACTCGTCAGCGAGGACGGACGTGTTGGCCTCAATCTCGACCAGGTCGATGGCAATCACAGGGACCTCGGCTTGGATAACGCGACGCAGAGAGTTGGCGAAGGAAAGGTCGCAGTTAGAGAGATCGAAGTTAACGTGAATGTTGTCGGCCTAAACACACGCCGGCCTGTCAGTTTTCAAAGCCGCCAGCTTAGAGATGGAGGACAGAAGTACCCCTGAGATCTTGATCGACGGTCCTCCGGACTCGCCGTCCAGCAGCATCGGCTCGTAATCCATCGCGCCGCCTTTCTCCTTTCAAAGCCCGGTTCCAGTCAAAATTTCCTGAGAGCAACCGAGTGTCTGCAATAGCTAGTTTTCGTTCTTCGTTTGTTGTGAAGTGAGCAAAGACGCCGTAGATATCGCGGTTATCGAGAGTGCAAGTGGGTTGGTTGGACGAGGGGGCGTTGGTGACCGTCGCACAGTGGAGGGGAGGCTGAATGGATATTTTTGCGACCAGAACCAAAGGGAAGGCACGTCGCAGGTGCCACTCACTGCCAATTACCAATTGGAAAGATGCAGCAACCGTGCCTGGCGTGCCTCGCAGGCGTCAACTGGCCCTGCCTTGGCGCTAATGCTATCGATAAAGCTGCTGCCGGCCGCCTGATTCATCCGGCCCGGGATGGAGCTCGGATGCGGCCTGCGATTGGGCGCGAAGTTTCTCGTAGGACCGGGGGTTCAAGGGACGGCAATTCGTCACTTGGGGCCATTCCGATAAAATTTCATTTTCTTAAAAGCTGTCCCCGTACACGCGACCAGACCCTCCATCGCCCCCTCGATCTCACCCACGCTTCGACCTCTTCAAACCTCTCGCCCCAACTACAGCCAAGCCCGTCACAATGTTCAGACAAGCTATTGCTACCTCTTCCCGCGCAGTGCGCTCCGGCCTGCGCACCCAGACCCCCAAGTCTGTCTTCCAAAACCAATTCCAGAGCTCCCCTGCCTTCAGGATACGAGCCGCGCAACCCGCCATTGCGAGATGGTACAGCGATGCCAAGGAGACCCCCGAGGCCCCCAAGGAAGGCGAGAAGCCCGCTGATGATGCCGAGTCTGCTCTGAAGAAGCAGCTGgagaccaaggagaaggaggctgCCGACTGGAAGGTTCGTTAGCATTCTGTCCACCGATGTCGACCGTCAAAGTCCCCGACCCGGTTCTAACATGCATCCCTTCAGGACAAGTGCTTGCGCACCATCGCCGACTTCCGCAACCTCCAGGACCGCACACAGCGCGAGGTCAAGCAGGCGCGCGACTTCGCCCTGCAGAAGTTCTCCAAGGACCTCATCGACAGcatcgacaacctcgaccgCGCCCTCTCCATGGTGCCCCAGGAGAAACTCAAGGCCCccgagaagacgggcgaccTCCAGGACCTCGCCAACCTGTACGAGGGTCTCAAGATGACCGACGACATCCTCATGTCGACTCTCAAGAAGCACGGCATCGAACGCTTCAGCCCCGAGGGTGAGAAGTTCAACCCCAACGAGCACGACGCCACCTTCATGGCGCCTCAGCCCGACAAGGAGGACAACACCGTCTTCCACGTCCAGCAGAAGGGCTTCAAGCTCAACGGCCGCGTGCTGCGTGCCGCcaaggtcggcgtcgtcaagaaCGCTTAAAGCAATCTTCACGAGTATCTCGACTCCAAACCGACCTCTCAAGATAGAGGTCTTGTTCCAAAACCATgggggctggctggccgccGCTGGAAGCGTCGGCGGCTTTTGCAGCACTCTCTGTATTATTATGTTCTACGATATTTCTCGATTCCCGGAACAGCGAACTGGGCGTTCCGGTTGGTGTATAATGCTCCTCTCATGATGTGACAATAGCATGGCGGAAAAAAAATCCAAGGGGGCCGCGAATGGAAGGCCTTTTTTGCTGGacgaaaaaagaagaaacggATAGAATCTGGATATGTATATGTACATAGGCCCCGAAAAGGGTTTTCGGGGTCTGATGATTCTTCTCAGAGTTCTGGTACAATTTAATCGCCGCCCAGGAGACTTGAATCTCCCTGTGTTTTCATCACACATATACATCGGTGCCCATCATCAACTCGAACGGCAAGTTTGCATGTTGTGAGTCTAACATCTTTCTATCTACAACTACAGTGCCCAGGCGCATTCCACCTTCGCTGGGCTGTTCCAACATATCGAACAATTTCAAAGTCGGGTATTACACTCAAATAGTGGGCGATTCTCCACCGGATCATCTTGAAAAGCAAGCTGCAAAAGGGGGATCTCTAAACTGTGTCGTGGTGTTAGTCAATGGTCCCACTCATTATTGACAACAATAGCTTGGCAGTACCTAATAGTCGACTCATTTACGTGAGTAAACCTGATAGTTGAAGAGGTCGGTTCATCAGCACTGATCGTCGTCTAACCGGAGCAAATAGAAACGTCGGGAGGCTTCTCGCTGCAGTGGACTAGGACTTGAGGTCAGCCAAGCCCCTGGCCTTAGATGATGTCTCGCTCCATACCTTTCTCGTAGAGGCACAAGCAAGTTTCAAGAAGCAGATTTCCTCTGTGATTGTCCTCTCGAACCAAAAAGAAGCAACACCAAACGAGCTCATAGAGTGCTGTCCTGACTTATTCTTCACCCCATATCCTGCCCCTGTTCGATGCAAATACGTGCTTCGGAGATGGGCAACCAAGCATTCGGACGGTCCCCGTGGTGGCTGTGCGACTTCATGAGCTTCCTCGTAAGTAACGAACCGTGATAGCCGAGATACTCGGTAGCAGCCTCAGAAGCAGTCAGCAAGCTCCATAGCAGCTATCTTGTCCCGGAAGTGTTGAGAGACGGCCCTCCGCACCTCGTCGGGGCTGGCCATGTCGGCCCTCGAGCACTCTTCCTGGATCTGGGCCTGCAGGACGGCCAGCTCCGCCTTCATGGTCTGGTTCTGCGCCTGCGCGCTCTTGAGCGCGTCGAACTTGCTCTGGATCTCGTACCGCAGCTCGTGTAGGTGCGCCGACACCTGGCGCAGCACACGGTTGTGCTTGCGCTGGCGCATcgcgagctcctccgccgccttctttTGCAGCAGGTGGTCGACCGTCAGGCGAATCTCGCGCAGCTCCATCTTGGCGCGCTCGATGGCGCCGCGCATCCCGTCATTCTCGCGGGCTAGCTCCGCGTTCTGCGCCTTCCAGCGCGTCACCGTCTGCCAGCGCTGCGAGATGATGAGCTGGGCGTTCTGCGGGGCAACGCCGGCGACACGGCGCGAGCCGGGGGCGTgaagggcctcgaggacctccaCGTCGGTGTAGGCGTGTCTGCGCTCGCTCGATGTGGTGGACGGGACTGAGTGCTCGGTGACCGTCTCGAGGGGCGCGATGGAATCGTTAGCCTCGCGGAACTCAATCTTGCGAAAGTGGCGTGCGGCTATGGGGTCCATGCGATCAAACAGACCGAACCACCAGTTGCGCATCTTACGCTTCAGATTGACGCCTGTCCGAGGTTAGGAATTGGAGGTTCGGTGatcccgggggggggggggggggggctcacCAGGAGGACAGTAGATAATAGAGGGCTCCGTCTCAACGGAGTAGCAGGGCGTGATCCAGCCGCCATCGTTTATATCTCGCTGGAGCTCAAATGTGACGGCGAGacggtcgacctcgacgtgTCCCTGGCTGTCCTCCAAGGGGGACGGCGGACGCATGCGTACAGCCTGGACGGCGATCAGTTAGTTTCGACGTCCAGAAAGAAGACTCCAAACGAGATATACGTCATCGGCCATGTACACCTGGTTCGCCTTCGGGTCCTTCTTGGCACAAccctcggccaagaggcGGAAGGTGCAAGGGGAAATTCGTCCGGACGCAGgatcgccttcgtcgtccgAGACATCGTATTCCTTTGCTGCAGGCCAGTGAGCATCGATTCCAACCACAAGTCAAAGACAGACTTACCGAAATCGCGGTTCGGGTCGAAAGGCTGCTTGTAGATGGACTCGGTGGCCTCGTCATTGGGCGGCAGGTAATCTTTGAACTTGAAGCCCTCGAACTTAGGCGAGATGTGGAGGAATCTGGGGCGAGGGACATTGTAGGCTGTCTTCCTGTCCACGGCAGCGGGAGCGTACTCCTTTGCGGCCATATTAACTTCCTTGAGCATCCTATGTGAAGTCAGTACTCCGCAACATACAGTGTCTCGAGAAAATTGACTTGGTGAGATCCTCCAcctcccctctcccgtcGACATGGGGGCCAGGAGCCGTTTTGGGTTCATTGGCAAGGGAAGACTGTGCCTTGGTGGTCCTGAAGACACCCGTTAGAAAATATCGAATAGGAGCCGTGAAATGAAGAGTAAACTCACAGTTGAGACTGGCTGCGTCTATGAACACCAAGGTCTATGGCATTGCCCTTCTTTGCTGATGACGAGTGAGGCCGCTGCTCTACAGAGTGGCCAGGCAGGCCAGTGACGGCTTTCTCATCCTGCTGCGCCCGTATAGCAGCCTCGTACGCCTTAACCTCCATCCAAGATCGAAGGGTATCGTTTGTCTGCATGAGGGAGCCGCGCATCGCGCCGTatgccatcatcatcgaaTCCGACATCTTCCACGTCTTCGAGTACGGGTGACCAGCCGAGCAGCCGGGCAGCCTGGGACTGGGATCATCCGGACCATAGTCGACGAGATTGCTCTGGAAAATGGACCAATCTTTGGTTGTCGTGAAGACATTGCTCTTGGTGCTGTCCTTGGTGCTGTCCTCTTGACTTTTCGCAACTGGACAATAGTCAGCCTCTGTTCTAATATCTGCGGGGGAGTAGTTAAGATCCATATGACACAGGCAGGGACGAGACGAGCCTGTGGGACAGAGATGGCATCATGGCAACGGCAGCAAAAGGTGAAATATGAAACTTCACTATTAATGGCCTAGGGCGGCCCGAAGCAGGTAAGCAACAGGCGTTTAATACCTTCGTGAATTGAGCGCGAGTACGACCCTGAGTCGGTGGTGTCATATTCGGCATAGAATCCTTGGTAACCGAAGCGAATCACAGTCTCTGGGGCTTTTATTGGCGTTAGAACCATAGAAATAAGGTGAGGGGTGGATTAAGACAGACTTGAAGCACGGTCGAGGTCCTGCAGGTTGTTGTCCTGCTCCCAATTGCCGTACAGAACCGTGTTCGCCGTGCCGTTCGTAGTAGCCCCTTGCCGGGTTCCATGAGGACCGACATTAGAGGCTGTTTGCTCATACTCTGTGAGCTCGTGGTTTTGGACCTGTTGATCTTCGAGAAACccatcttcatcgtactTCGGCGCGTCGTTCCGAGAAGCCTGCGGAGACTCCTGCGAGGCCTCCTCGATTATCGAAAGACGATGAGGCGTGTGGTCTTGAATACCGCCATCCTTGTCAGATTCGGCTGTCCATAAAATCAGAAACTGAAGCATTTGGCATCATAAAGGCGTCATGGATTTTGAGCACTTACTTGACTCCGCCATCGAGTGCTGGGTTGTCCGCTCACGCCGAGGGAGTAGGAGAGACAATGGCGAGAAACTCTTGGGAGTGGCGGATCTCTTCGTTTTCTTCCAAAAAAGTGTTGTATTCGACAGCAGGCCCGTGGGAAAGACTTGAGTGAGCAAGTGTTAGTTGAAGAGAGGAAACCTCGTGATGAGTGTTCCGATCGAGCGAAAAGCGACGGTGAGCCGAATTTTTCAAACTCCCGAAACTGGTGTTATTTTCGATGACTCGAGGGCACGAAAACGATATCGAGTATGAAATAACCTGGATATAAACAAACGAGtagaaagaagagaagaagacaagggGTCCGAGTGGGTGAGTGTACCGGAGGAGGGAATTGTGAGATCCGGAGAAAGGTAATAGGGCAGTGGTATTTTCTTTACCCTTACAGGTTTTTGCCACTGATTTGAGCTTAATTCGTGAGCTGCCCTTTCtcttgtcttttttctttgACATCTGGTTGCGACGCTGTTGTCGTTAACGACCAAGCAAGATGCCTTCAAACAGTGAGTTAGGTTGTGGATGGTGTGGGTGAGAATGAGACGCCAGGCTGCGCAAGATGTAAGTCTGAGTTGATTGCAGTGCAATACAGAGGGGCCAGTAGGCCAaaaaggaagagggggggaaaggaatCATCCCAAATATCACCTAAGGTTGAGTAGAATACGATATTTCATATAAGAGCTCTTGTGCGTCAAGTGCTTTCCAAGTCTAGCTGAAGCGTGTAAGTGCGGAGATCAGGGCATGGCACCATGTCTGTCAACCCCCCCAGGGGATCACGCAGCGTCCTAGAacacaaaacaaaacaaagGGCAGATACAAAGCATGCATAAAAAATCCTTTAGCAGAGCATGGCGTAACAGGAACCCCAGTGAGTAAGGCTGACATAGTTATGTCTAATAGGTACTTTATCAACAACCAACCCACCGCCTTATTAACATCAAAAGAGTCAGGACTGTCGTTTAGTCAAGCTTGACATCTAGGTTGTACACTAAAGGCCTCCGTGAACAGTAACACTGTTTATACACAGTTTTATACATTATCTATACCATCAGAAAAAGGCAGGTCACAGAAGGTCTTGTGTCAACCACCCCGCCAATCACCTCAATACTACAACCATAATGTCATGCTGTCCTGTAAATAATCCTTGCCATATCATAGCCATGACCAAACAAGACTAACCATGGCCGCTGATGCTCACAAGCACGTTTCTAATGCCAACCACCAAATTTCacttcttgcccttgcctTTAGCAGCTGTTGCCTTGCCACTGGGCCGGCCCTTCTTAGGCTTGACACCTGCATCGTcaccatcctcgtcatccgcTTTGGCTTTCTTAGTGGCTCTTTTGGCCTTGGGCTTCGGTTGCTTGATGTACTTGTCCCCCTTCAAGTCGAGCTGGTCATCTTCAGCAGGCTCAGCAGGCTCAGcaacatcgacatcgtcgtcttcttcaatCGCTTCCTCAAGGTCGGGAGCCTGCTTCgcggccttcttcggctCCATAATATTGCTGGCCTTCATGAAGGGAATGGGATGAGACATGGCGTTGTAACTGAAATGCTATTAGCATCATAAAGTATGGCAGAGAAGCTTTTACTTACGTTCGAGTGAATgccgccttcgtcttcgactcAATGTCAGCGCGACCCTCAGCTTGAGGACCAACACCAAGCTCTTGAATCGCGTCGAAGTCGTCCCGTGTCAGATAGTAGCTATCCATCAACGCGATGATTTCGTCAACGGAATCCTTGCCTTCGACAGACAAGCGGCGGACCGTCTGGTCCCATAGTACAGGCAAGTATTGCTGGCGGATCTCGTTGGCATCACCTGAAGACCGGAGTCTCATGTGAGAATGCAGCTCACGGACATATCGGCCGAGCTTGCCAgtcttgctgttgttgccGAGCCAGGAAGTGAAGTTGGAACCCATGAGCTGGCCAGCCACGAAGCTTGAGGGCCGAACTGTACTGAAGATTGCGTGTGTGGGCATCAGACTCCATTGCTGCTGAGGCCCGTGAATCATACGGTCGACCAGGTCGCCATCGCTGATACTCTCGGCCGCCTGGTCCACAAGTTCGAGGTATTTGAGGTTCTCTTCCCGCTTATTGTAACCTCTGTTGTTGAGTGCCATTGGCTTCGTCCTGAGATAATTCTCCTGGATCATGAGGTAACTGAACTCGTGGTCGTTGAAATAGAGCTCGATCTTTTCGTTCAGGGTAGTCTTGCTTGCTGGAGCGAACAATCCGCCACCCAGCATCTTCTGGCAGATGTCCCATGGCTTGAGAATGACGTGCTTCTCCCATGCCTTCGACATGGCCTTGCCTTTGTCGAAATCCATAGATGCTTGGTCGAGCTTGGCGGTGGAGATCATGTTGATGATCTGGCGGATGTCCTTGTTGCTGCCCTCGATCAGAGCATCAATGACTTGGACAGGGAGCTTCAGCCCTTCGCGGTGGCAGATGGTCATGATGCGGGATCGGACCTGCTCTACCGTTGGTCGTCGGAAGGGAACATCCATAGCCACAAAGTCGAAAGGCTTCATCTTTGGCAGCTTACGCTCATTgcagatgaggatgaggggTATCTCGGTCTTCTTGCAGAATTTGGCTAGGGCACCAACACCGCCACGATCTCCTGCTGACATTCCATCGACTTCATCCATGATCAGAACGatgtttttctttcctccatcgaccttcttgccgtctccggcgaagaagccgagaAGCGACGTGTTATTCATGACATCACTGACACCATTTTCGACAAGCTTCTTGCTGCGGGTGTCACTGGCGTTGCTCTCAATGACATCGAATCCAGCCAGTTTGGCCGCCAGGTGGGCTGAAGTCGTCTTGCCGATACCAGGGGGGCCtgagatgatgatggatcGCGTGGCGCCCATACCGTCCGCCCCACGCCTCTGGAAATCGTACTTCTTTGCCTTGTGCCAATTTTCGAGCCATGCCTGAATTTTCTCGACCTGCGCCTTGTTGCCACAAATGTGGTTGATTTGGGTTGGTGCATACTTGGAGGTCCAGAGCTGCACTGGGGCCGCGGTCGGAGTCGTTGGTGCGGCGGTCCCGCGCGCAGCCGCTGCTTGCTTGGCCGCCTTCTCTGCTGCGGCCTTTCTGGCCTTCTCTTCTTGCTCCATTTCCAGAGCTTGCCTCTTGATGGCTTcttcgtccttcttcttcttctctcgaGCCTTTTCCGCACCTTTGCCGCTACCGCCGTAGGCGGGCAGTCGTCTAATGAGTTCGAACAGGCCTTCCTCGTTGATGGTCTTGATTTTCATGTCTCTGATCTTCTTCAACTTACTGGGGCCTGCGTCGTCTCCAAGAACAACATAACTGGTCTTGCTGCTGGGCGCTCCGGTGACTTTGCCGCCGTATTTCTTGACCAGCGTCTGGGCCTCCTCACGGCCGATGGTTTGAAGAACACCAGTGAAGACAAAGGTCAGTCCCGAAAGAcactcctcctcgccctcgggcaATTCGACAGCGCCGGCATTCGGAGGCACTGCACTGCTATTTCCGCCAGAGCCAGCGTTCTTCCTCCAGTCGAACTTTGCGTCCGGATCCTTGGCTGGAGGTGTGGGGGGCCGAACGGTAGGGATGTCATTCAGGATTGATTGGTACGCCGAATCCTCGGGTTCATCTGCCTTCTTGGCTCGGGGAGCTCGTGGCTTGGCAGGGGCCTTCTTTTTCGGTGGCTGATCCTCCTCAGactcctcttcatcgtcttcgggGGTCTTGCGTCTCTTCGCACCCGCCGTCGCTCTGGTGCTCTTGGTTGGGGTCGCGGCGACAGCACTTCGGGAAGCCACGCGTTTCGGCTTTGGTAACAGATCGTCTTCACTCCCATCCTCGGCATAGTCGTCGTTCTTCCGCTTGTTTCGGCCTTTGACATCGGCAGCGAAtatgtcgtcgtcctcctcgtcaccatcatcttTGTAGgcatcggcgtcatcgtctgACTCGAGCTTTGTATACGTTGTGGTACCTCGCTTCTTGGTCGCCGCACTCCCGTTCCGGACGGGTTCTGCCGGTTTCGCAGTCGTCTTCTTGTTGCGTGGGCTAGTCCGAACCTCAACCTCGTTTTTCACTTTGGTGGTTTGGTCTGCCTTTGTAGCGGCCGCAGATCGGGAAGCCTTAGCAGGCTTGGAAAAGTAATCGCTGGCTGTAGTCTCGGTTCCGTTAATAGCCTCGGCTCTACAATGATTGTTAGCTACGCGGTGTTAGAATTGAATCAGTCATTTTATGtacttggccttcttcttgtcagCAGCCTTTACTGCCGGCTTCCTGTAAGGTAGTCAGCAAGATGGCTTGAGGCAAGCAAATTGGTTGTCGACTCACGGTGCAGGTACAGgttcatcgtcgtcgtcactgTCCTCAACGACTTTCCTGTTTCTTCGACCCTTGACAGGCTCCTCAACCTTCTTCGCTGGGGGCTTGGGGGCTGCGCCTCCCTTTGGCCCAAAAAAGGACCGAATGTCAGGCATTGTGTGATGTGTGACACCGATCTTGTAGCTGTACGGTCGTCGGACGAGTTTTGTAGGCTTATGTCGACCgctgcgctgctgctgctgcctggGGAAGGGATGAAGAGGGCCAGAGGAGATCGCCGTGCCGATGCCTGGGATGCATGCACGTAATGGATTTCCATAGTTGCGACGCGAAAGTGACGCGAGCAGGCAGGCTCTCCATTTAGCTAAAGTGGATCCATGTGGCACAGCAGCCGGGAGAGCTCCAGCCTCATTAAAACAAGCGCCCAATTTCTCAGGCCACATCAGCCACACCCTTGTCGCCGTGAAGTTAGGGACATTTTTTTGGGTATCCCATCATCAACGACGGTCAACGGCAAAGTCGCAAACATGAGGCCCAACGCTCCTACGGCGCTTCTCAGCGCTTTCCAAGGCCTCAGGATATCTGTGACGCCATCCTTCAGACCGCTGGTTGCTGCGATCCGACCCCAATTGACGAAGCCGCTGGTTGCATCTCAGAGCCTCGGCGATGTTCGCCCATTCTCCTCGACGCCTGCGAGGCAAGGCAACTGGCTCGAACCCTCGATCGATCGaacgaagaagatgatgaaaGGACGGCCCCGTGTGGCTACTGGAGGTTCAACCAAGGGCACAACCGTTATCTGGGGTGACTATGGTCTTCGAATGAAGGACCATCACCGCAGAATCAGCGCCAAGCAGCTCAAGAACGCGGAGGACACGATTAAGATGAGATTGCGTGGTCAGAAATACCGACTGTACAAGAGAGTATGCTGCAACGTTGGTGTTTACGTGTCGGGTAACGAGGTAAGATAGACCCTGGGCGGTATACAGTGATGCACAGATGTTAACGTTGAGTTAGATGCGTATGGGTAAGGGAAAGGGTTCTTTCGACCATTGGGCAGCACGTGTGGCTGTCAATCAGATTGTTTTCGAGATCAGGGGAATGCTTCACGAGGCAGTTGCGAAGGATGCTTTTCGTCTGGCAGGCAACAAGTTACCCGGTAAGTCAATGTGTCAGTATCCTTTGCAACCTTGACTGACTCTGTGCTAGGCCAGTGGGAGTTCGTGCACAAGGGAGAACCTCCTGTCGTTGGTATTACCAAGCTTGACGGCATTACGCTGGAGGATTTGAAGAGGCCAAGAAAGCCGGTTGCGCCCAAGGATTTGCTGGCTGAGGCTGCAAGCAAGCCAACGAGCGCTTCATCTACCACCTCGCCGTCTGCCAAGCCGTAAAGCTGATGACAGCTGGGCTGTAACATATACCACTTTCCTTGACGAGATAGCAAATAGCAAACTCAGCACAGCGGGGTGGCTGTACTATAGATGACCACGTTAGATGATCGTGGTGGGTGTACAAAAACACGAAAAAAGAATTCATCTGCTCCGAAACATCTGTCGAAGAAAGCAGCACAAATACTAAATGAttgagagaagagagagccACGCACTCTGTTCATTCGGCTGGTAGCAAAGGCACCTGGGACATTTACAGGGTGTGGCGTACCTTAACGTGAGCACGGGCCATGGCGCGGCAGCCACATCTGCAGAAATTCCCACTTTACGCGACAACGCGTCTTCCACAAGCATCACCAAAAAGTCCCACGTTTCTAGCCAGCTTCGGGACACGGCGCCATCAACATCGAAACAACCACAATGGCGCTCATTGTCGACAAACACAGACCGAAGTCACTTGAGGCTCTGTCGTACCATCAAG
It includes:
- a CDS encoding Putative DNA-directed RNA polymerase, 30-40kDa subunit, DNA-directed RNA polymerase, insert, which encodes MDYEPMLLDGESGGPSIKISGADNIHVNFDLSNCDLSFANSLRRVIQAEVPVIAIDLVEIEANTSVLADEFIAHRLGLIPLQSKDVNSLLYTRDCDCEQYCDNCSVKLTLHARCSSDETMKVYASDLIVDSFRQNGTVGNPVILDPEGQGSLICKLRKGQELKISCIAKKGIAKEHAKWMPTSAVGFEYDPHNKLHHLDMWFEEDAKAEWPESKYAKMEDPPQEGEPFDYDAVPSKFYFEVEGVGSLEPDQIIQEGIKILQEKLALTLHILTGEADDDGMGDFDGPRSPNLDMDGGNPWQDQGYTTPFNGGGQSSWGASATTPYTTTTPYGASGQSGWN
- a CDS encoding Putative GrpE nucleotide exchange factor, whose product is MFRQAIATSSRAVRSGLRTQTPKSVFQNQFQSSPAFRIRAAQPAIARWYSDAKETPEAPKEGEKPADDAESALKKQLETKEKEAADWKDKCLRTIADFRNLQDRTQREVKQARDFALQKFSKDLIDSIDNLDRALSMVPQEKLKAPEKTGDLQDLANLYEGLKMTDDILMSTLKKHGIERFSPEGEKFNPNEHDATFMAPQPDKEDNTVFHVQQKGFKLNGRVLRAAKVGVVKNA
- a CDS encoding Putative BRCT domain, AAA+ ATPase domain, ATPase, AAA-type, core, replication factor C subunit 1; amino-acid sequence: MPDIRSFFGPKGGAAPKPPAKKVEEPVKGRRNRKVVEDSDDDDEPVPAPKPAVKAADKKKAKAEAINGTETTASDYFSKPAKASRSAAATKADQTTKVKNEVEVRTSPRNKKTTAKPAEPVRNGSAATKKRGTTTYTKLESDDDADAYKDDGDEEDDDIFAADVKGRNKRKNDDYAEDGSEDDLLPKPKRVASRSAVAATPTKSTRATAGAKRRKTPEDDEEESEEDQPPKKKAPAKPRAPRAKKADEPEDSAYQSILNDIPTVRPPTPPAKDPDAKFDWRKNAGSGGNSSAVPPNAGAVELPEGEEECLSGLTFVFTGVLQTIGREEAQTLVKKYGGKVTGAPSSKTSYVVLGDDAGPSKLKKIRDMKIKTINEEGLFELIRRLPAYGGSGKGAEKAREKKKKDEEAIKRQALEMEQEEKARKAAAEKAAKQAAAARGTAAPTTPTAAPVQLWTSKYAPTQINHICGNKAQVEKIQAWLENWHKAKKYDFQRRGADGMGATRSIIISGPPGIGKTTSAHLAAKLAGFDVIESNASDTRSKKLVENGVSDVMNNTSLLGFFAGDGKKVDGGKKNIVLIMDEVDGMSAGDRGGVGALAKFCKKTEIPLILICNERKLPKMKPFDFVAMDVPFRRPTVEQVRSRIMTICHREGLKLPVQVIDALIEGSNKDIRQIINMISTAKLDQASMDFDKGKAMSKAWEKHVILKPWDICQKMLGGGLFAPASKTTLNEKIELYFNDHEFSYLMIQENYLRTKPMALNNRGYNKREENLKYLELVDQAAESISDGDLVDRMIHGPQQQWSLMPTHAIFSTVRPSSFVAGQLMGSNFTSWLGNNSKTGKLGRYVRELHSHMRLRSSGDANEIRQQYLPVLWDQTVRRLSVEGKDSVDEIIALMDSYYLTRDDFDAIQELGVGPQAEGRADIESKTKAAFTRTYNAMSHPIPFMKASNIMEPKKAAKQAPDLEEAIEEDDDVDVAEPAEPAEDDQLDLKGDKYIKQPKPKAKRATKKAKADDEDGDDAGVKPKKGRPSGKATAAKGKGKK
- a CDS encoding Putative large ribosomal subunit protein uL16, whose protein sequence is MRPNAPTALLSAFQGLRISVTPSFRPLVAAIRPQLTKPLVASQSLGDVRPFSSTPARQGNWLEPSIDRTKKMMKGRPRVATGGSTKGTTVIWGDYGLRMKDHHRRISAKQLKNAEDTIKMRLRGQKYRLYKRVCCNVGVYVSGNEMRMGKGKGSFDHWAARVAVNQIVFEIRGMLHEAVAKDAFRLAGNKLPGQWEFVHKGEPPVVGITKLDGITLEDLKRPRKPVAPKDLLAEAASKPTSASSTTSPSAKP